In one Scomber japonicus isolate fScoJap1 chromosome 6, fScoJap1.pri, whole genome shotgun sequence genomic region, the following are encoded:
- the LOC128360682 gene encoding ribonucleoside-diphosphate reductase large subunit → MHVVKRDGRQERVMFDKITSRIQKLCYGLNSDFVDPAQITMKVIQGLYSGVTTVELDTLAAEIAATLTTKHPDYAILAARIAVSNLHKETKKVFSDVMEDLYNYVNPLNRRHSPMISKETLDLVLENKDRLNSSIIYDRDFSYNFFGFKTLERSYLLKINGKVAERPQHMLMRVAVGIHKKNIDEAIETYNLLSERWFTHASPTLFNAGTNRPQLSSCFLLAMKDDSIEGIYDTLKQCALISKSAGGIGVAVSCIRSTGSYIAGTNGNSNGLVPMLRVYNNTARYVDQGGNKRPGAFAMYLEPWHFDVFEFLELKKNTGKEEQRARDLFYGMWIPDLFMKRVESNQEWSLMCPNECPGLDECWGEEFEKLYTKYEKEGRVKRVVKAQQVWHAIIESQTETGTPYMLYKDACNRKSNQQNLGTIKCSNLCTEIVEYTSDDEVAVCNLASIALNMYVTPERTFDFKKLAHVTKVIVKNLNKIIDINFYPVPEAENSNKRHRPIGIGVQGLADAFILMRYPFESPEAQLLNIQIFETIYYASLEASCDLAAEHGAYETYPGSPVSKGILQYDMWEKTPTDLWDWKLLKEKIAKHGVRNSLLLAPMPTASTAQILGNNESIEAYTSNIYTRRVLSGEFQIVNPHLLKDLTERGLWSEEMKNQLIAHNGSIQEIAEIPDDLKQLYKTVWEISQKMVLKMAADRGAFIDQSQSLNIHIAEPNYGKLTSMHFYGWKQGLKTGMYYLRTKPAANPIQFTLNKEKLKEAPTDPKSSDQDLKERNKAAMVCSLENKDDCLMCGS, encoded by the exons ATGCATGTGGTCAAGAGAG ATGGACGCCAGGAGCGCGTCATGTTCGATAAAATCACCTCTCGCATCCAGAAGCTCTGCTACGGGCTGAACTCTGACTTTGTGGATCCGGCCCAGATTACCATGAAGGTGATCCAGGGTCTGTACAGCGGCGTCACCACCGTCGAGCTTGACACGCTGGCAGCGGAGATCGCCGCCACGCTCACAACTAAACACCCCGACTACGCCATCCTCGCCGCTCGGATCGCCGTCTCAAACCTCCACAAGGAGACGAAGAAGGTGTTCAGTGACGTGATGGAGGATCTGTACAACTACGTCAACCCACTGAACAGACGCCACTCCCCCATGATCTCCAAGGAGACGCTCGACCTCGTTCTTGAGAACAAAGACCGCCTCAACTCGTCCATCATTTACGACAGAGATTTCTCCTACAACTTCTTTGGCTTCAAGACTCTTGAGCGGTCCTACCTGCTGAAGATCAACGGCAAGGTGGCCGAGCGCCCGCAGCACATGCTCATGAGGGTGGCGGTCGGAATCCACAAGAAAAATATTGACGAGGCCATCGAGACCTACAACCTGCTGTCAGAGAGGTGGTTCACCCACGCCTCCCCCACTCTCTTCAACGCAGGAACCAACAGGCCTCAACTGTCCAGCTGCTTCCTGCTCGCCATGAAGGATGACAGCATCGAGGGCATTTACGACACACTGAAGCAATGCGCCCTTATCTCCAAATCGGCGGGGGGAATTGGTGTGGCCGTCAGTTGCATCAGATCAACTGGGAGCTACATCGCCGGCACCAACGGCAACTCCAACGGGCTCGTCCCCATGCTGAGGGTTTACAACAACACAGCACGCTACGTCGATCAGGGCGGCAACAAGAGACCTGGAGCCTTCGCCATGTACCTGGAGCCGTGGCACTTTGATGTGTTCGAGTTCTTGGAGCTGAAGAAGAACACTgggaaggaggagcagagagccaGAGACCTTTTCTATGGGATGTGGATCCCAGACCTCTTCATGAAGAGAGTGGAGAGCAACCAGGAGTGGTCTCTGATGTGTCCGAACGAGTGTCCCGGGCTGGACGAGTGCTGGGGGGAGGAGTTTGAGAAACTCTACACCAAATACGAGAAGGAGGGCAGGGTGAAGCGTGTGGTGAAGGCCCAGCAGGTGTGGCACGCCATTATTGAGTCCCAGACAGAAACCGGTACACCGTACATGCTTTACAAAGACGCCTGCAACAGGAAGAGCAACCAGCAGAACCTCGGTACCATCAAATGCAGCAACCTCTGCACGGAGATTGTCGAGTACACGAGCGATGACGAGGTGGCCGTCTGTAATCTGGCCTCCATCGCTCTCAACATGTACGTCACCCCCGAGCGGACTTTTGACTTTAAAAAACTGGCCCACGTGACCAAAGTAATCGTGAAAAACCTGAACAAGATCATCGACATTAACTTCTACCCGGTGCCCGAAGCCGAGAACTCCAACAAGCGTCACAGGCCCATCGGAATCGGCGTCCAGGGATTGGCAGACGCCTTCATCCTGATGCGTTACCCCTTCGAAAGCCCAGAGGCTCAGCTGCTCAACATCCAGATCTTTGAGACCATTTACTACGCTTCCCTGGAGGCGAGCTGCGATCTGGCGGCCGAGCACGGCGCCTACGAGACATACCCGGGCTCTCCCGTCAGCAAAGGCATCCTCCAGTACGACATGTGGGAGAAGACGCCGACTGACCTGTGGGACTGGAAGCTGCTGAAGGAGAAGATCGCTAAACACGGCGTGAGGAACAGTCTGCTGCTGGCCCCGATGCCCACGGCCTCCACCGCGCAGATCCTTGGCAACAACGAGTCGATCGAGGCGTACACCAGCAACATCTACACCCGCAGGGTCCTCTCCGGAGAGTTCCAGATCGTCAACCCTCACCTGCTCAAAGACCTGACAGAAAGAGGTCTGTGGAGCGAGGAGATGAAGAACCAGCTGATCGCTCACAATGGCTCCATTCAG GAAATTGCAGAGATTCCAGATGATCTGAAGCAGCTGTATAAAACCGTTTGGGAAATATCTCAGAAGATGGTTCTCAAGATGGCGGCTGACCGTGGCGCCTTCATCGACCAGAGTCAGTCCCTGAACATCCACATCGCAGAGCCCAACTACGGCAAACTGACCAGCATGCACTTCTACGGCTGGAAACAG GGTTTAAAGACGGGGATGTACTACCTGCGGACGAAGCCCGCCGCTAACCCCATCCAGTTCACCCTgaacaaggagaagctgaaggaagcGCCGACGGACCCTAAATCCTCGGATCAGGACCTCAAAGAGCGCAACAAGGCTGCCATGGTGTGCTCTCTGGAGAACAAAGACGACTGCCTCATGTGTGGGTCTTAA
- the qpctla gene encoding glutaminyl-peptide cyclotransferase-like a, protein MSRSSRRYKPLQQSNGSGSFPGCDRVRMPRARVLLLCLLGVLVLAVVLGVYLSNDTSSGHVNRMPFADLAKDRLSHKPSKCSPAQIHRLASQVDGTRLWETHLKPILIERLPGTQGSLAVQQHITSTLSSLSAGWVIDLDAFHSPTPRGKVSFTNIVATLDPSAPRRLLLTCHYDSKALPPDPRAPEKVFLGASDSAVPCAMILELATSLDAQLRSFKQQKLPVTLQLVFFDGEESFEEWTATDSLYGSRHLAERMANTPHPAGSTHTTMLQAVDLFVLLDLLGGPDPLIANHFDNTARWFDRLIAAEKRLHRQGLLTSHPSEQTYFRKDVYLGPVQDDHIPFLHKGVPVLHVIATPFPQFWHTLDDTEENMHRPTVENLTKIMAVFLAEYLGF, encoded by the exons ATGTCCAGGTCCAGCCGGCGGTACAAGCCTCTGCAGCAGAGCAACGGGAGCGGCTCTTTCCCCGGCTGTGACCGGGTGCGGATGCCCCGGGCCCGGGTACTGCTGCTGTGTCTCCTCGGGGTCCTGGTGTTGGCGGTGGTGCTGGGAGTCTACCTATCCAACGACACCAGCAGTGGACATGTGAACCGCATGCCATTTGCAGATCTGGCTAAAGACAGG TTGTCCCACAAACCCAGTAAATGCTCTCCAGCTCAAATCCATCGTCTGGCCTCTCAGGTGGACGGGACTCGCCTGTGGGAGACTCACCTGAAGCCCATCCTAATAGAGAGGCTGCCAGGAACACAAGGCAGCCTGGCTGTACAGCAG CACATCACCTCCACCCTGTCCTCGTTGTCTGCTGGCTGGGTCATCGACTTGGACGCCTTCCACTCTCCAACCCCTCGTGGGAAGGTGTCGTTCACCAACATTGTTGCCACCCTGGATCCTTCAGCCCCACGCAGGCTGCTACTGACCTGCCACTATGACTCCAAGGCCTTGCCTCCAGACCCCCGAGCCCCAGAGAAGGTGTTCCTGGGGGCCAGTGACTCAGCTGTGCCCTGCGCTATGATCCTGGAGCTCGCCACTTCTCTGGATGCTCAGCTTAGATCCTTCaaacagcag AAACTTCCAGTGACTCTGCAGCTTGTATTTTTTGATGGAGAGGAGTCATTTGAAGAATGGACCGCTACGGACTCGCTGTATGGCTCCCGTCACCTGGCTGAGCGCATGGCCAACACACCTCACCCTGCAGGCTCCACACACACCACCATGCTGCAGGCTGTG GACCTGTTTGTGCTGCTGGATCTTCTCGGTGGTCCTGATCCACTGATAGCAAATCACTTCGACAACACGGCACGCTGGTTTGACCGTCTCATTGCTGCAG AGAAGAGACTCCATCGACAGGGTCTGTTGACATCTCACCCCTCAGAGCAGACCTACTTCAGGAAGGATGTGTACCTTGGTCCTGTGCAGGATGACCACATCCCCTTCCTTCATAAAG GTGTTCCTGTGCTccatgtcatcgccacaccctTCCCACAGTTCTGGCACACACTGGACGACACAGAGGAGAACATGCACCGCCCGACTGTGGAGAACCTGACCAAGATCATGGCTGTGTTTCTGGCAGAGTACCTGGGCTTCTGA
- the six9 gene encoding SIX homeobox 9 — protein MIFTPEQVACVCEVLLQSGCMDRLAGFLRTLPSLTASSSCPGELESVLKAKAAVAFHQGCFTDLYTLLEGFPFSSRSHPLLQQLWLRAHYMEAEKQRGRPLGAVGKYRVRRKFPLPHTIWDGEETSYCFKEKSRSLLREWYRHKPYPSNRERRELAAATDLTTTQVSNWFKNRRQRDRNTESSSFQSTGSRGTSGDIYASSNNDLSPAGSPNLQHRCPPPLCHPPPFL, from the exons ATGATCTTCACACCCGAGCAGGTGGCTTGTGTGTGCGAGGTCCTTCTGCAGAGCGGTTGCATGGATCGTCTCGCTGGCTTCCTCCGGACTCTTCCTTCCCTCACCGCTTCCTCCTCCTGCCCTGGGGAGCTGGAGAGTGTGCTGAAGGCTAAAGCCGCAGTGGCCTTTCACCAGGGGTGCTTCACTGACCTCTACACCCTGCTGGAAGGCTTCCCCTTCTCGTCTCGCAGCCACCCGCTCCTGCAGCAGCTCTGGCTCCGAGCCCACTACATGGAGGCCGAGAAGCAGAGGGGCAGACCTCTGGGTGCTGTGGGGAAGTATCGAGTCAGGCGAAAGTTCCCTTTACCACACACCATCTGGGACGGAGAAGAGACCAGCTACTGTTTCAag gaaaaatcgCGGAGTTTACTTCGGGAGTGGTACCGCCATAAACCTTATCCCTCCAACCGGGAGAGGAGGGAGCTGGCAGCGGCCACCGACCTGACCACCACTCAGGTCAGCAACTGGTTCAAAAACCGCAGGCAGAGGGACCGAAACACGGAATCTAGCAG TTTTCAAAGTACTGGCTCTAGAGGAACTTCAGGGGACATCTATGCTTCCTCTAACAATGACCTTTCACCTGCAGGCAGCCCAAATCTCCAACACCGCTGCCCTCCACCTCTCTGTCACCCACCACCTTTTCTATGA